The Dreissena polymorpha isolate Duluth1 chromosome 8, UMN_Dpol_1.0, whole genome shotgun sequence genome includes the window CATGGTGGGTGGGAGGAGCATCTTGGCATGCTGTTGTCCACAAAGTGCCTGAATCCTTTACCATGGAGCTTGCTGATATTGTGCAAGTGCACAGGAAAGTGCGATACTCGACGTTGTCCGTGCCATGCTGCTGGGGTGCTTTGCATCACATTTTGTCATAGTAAAGTGGACAATTCACCCTGTGGAAACCTGACTTGAAATGACTAACTTTGGAACTGTATGTTATCTATGtaaaacaaagtatttttaaacctattaaaatgagaatgattACATGTTGATGAGTTGTGTGCGTTTTTGCTATAATGCCATATGGAATAAGGTGTAAGCCCGTTATCCTGTCCCTAGGACTGGGGATGACTCAGTGATTACCCAACCAACATATGACATTGGCTCAAAGTCTTCCCGACATCAAATAGATGTTACGTCGGTTTGACTGAGCCAACGTTGAACGAATATCATGGGTTTGCTTGGTAAGGTGTTTGGTCGATGATCACATTTTCATACCATCTGCATTTGGGTTTGCGTCCCGCTCACTGTAGTATTTTTCCACCtaatgtgaaaattttcaaattaCTAGTCACTTGTCTGTGAGTACAACATGCGTAAATTATCTAATTATGCCAATATTACGTAAAATGTGCACAACAATATTTTAGTTAGATTAATTACGTCAAGATTTGTCACATTAAAGTTTATACACTGCATGGCTATAAGTGTTCCGGTtttttccggggggggggggggggttggtggTCCGCTGGTCCGAGAATATTTCCAATCGAAACCGAGATCTAAAGAATCTTTAAAAAGATGCGTATCTGCATGTATAACACGTGTGCAGACTGGAATCGATAGCAATGGCCACTAAAGGGGCCAGTTTAACAGATAAGTGATAATACACTCCTTCACTTGCACCcgtacgtccattatgcaaatggtggaagtcccttgggcgtccgataatccgcatgtacTCTATTTACTAATACACAGCacgtacaaatgtcaacagtaaatcgggttattcagaccGTTAACTCCGACTAAGAggtactgttttcaatgaaattctcAGCGAGGGGCCAATATTGacttttccagctgtcaatcaaattcttcttggtaagcgcatcagccaatcagggctcaggcagccgaatacacgccgaccccacgtgaagctgtatacaataatattacgaagtttttattcagcaattaaatatttaagtccaCGCTTTTCCCGAGGAATAATGACgtgatgttgtacatgaagtctaattttcgcatgatttccatttgtacacgaaatacacgagaaatgtttatttgttgctagaattttcttaactttccgtgaattataaaatctggaaatgatttcggataacacgcTTAAttttacgcatttgaaaatactaaaatGGAATAATGTATTTTGGTATACCAATGGCcgtaacacataatgcaataaatagttaaataacgtgttttgagattgcctaattatgcatatatattgGTCTAcgtgcatgaatgacctgacaagttatatcgcgATTCGTTCGGAATGGAGTGTACTccgtaaaatttaaagaaatacacGTTTTTATTCTCCGAAATTCGCTTTCACTTaggcaaacttttctgaaagggggtacatgtaacattttaaattcagtcgttgatttgtcgtcattactaaatatgaacagtgctctatGCGTCACGTAATTTatgcatgttcaatgggaattcccccatcccacaattcaatttttaTATTCACTTGCGTAAAATGACGGACGTCAATATTggccgtattttggttttgaaaatataaatcgtaataatactggattatcgggtaatggatagagttggaacatgtacctATATTAAACTTCTGAAATAAAAGtaggacttcaaaatttatgtctgggacgtccaaaattttaggcttggaagtcaggacttccaacttataaaagctaacggaagagatatttgttttccataattAATTATCAATCAAGTTTCTATCATCAGGGTGTGTTTATAGTGTATAGTGAAATGTGTTCCAACAATCCATAAAGTGATGTGTGTCTGCACCAAACAATAtcgttgtgtttttataaatagatATGGTGATATGTGTAAAGTTTCCATCAATTGGTTCTGACTTGAATTCTTTGaatttttacctttaaatattagTTTTTGGTAAAAGGTAAGCTTTTAAGCTTATGAAGACAAGAAACAAGAAATGGTCTGCAGCtgtataaaaaaatgcaatatggtGTATAAGATATGATTTTTTCTCACTCATTCTAAATTCTAATATTAATTTCTGGACTTAATTTTTGTTCCAAATTTAAAGCCAGGATAGTGCATTCCTTGGCCATCTAAAATGCTATTTtccaggagcttccgggggccttcGGCACCCTGGGCCCCCGACCAGGGTGTCGCCCTGGAGCTGACCGGGGGCCTTCCAGCCCCCTGGCCCCCAGGTTTTTGTTTCAGGCTTTTTCAACCTTCCTCACTTTTAGCCATGTGTAACACTGGCTTTTACTGTCCAAGGTCAACTCACGGTCGTTGATGTATCATATGACCTTGTACTTGACCTTTCCGGATAAATTACCCTCCATATTTAACAAGACCTATCATAACTGAGTTCTTaccaaaaaatacataattaagaggtaaaacatttgattttactcCAAAAAgcaatatttgtttctttttcaacATGGCCGTCGGCTGCCATATTGGATTATTTTGGTATTTTGAGGCTCCTTACAGTGTGACGGACAAGCACCTCGGTGATTTATCATGTATAAGGACTTACATCAAGTGAGAAAATCTCTCAACCCAATTTTGCAAACGGGACTTCAGACATAGTCATGCACTATTTGTCTACTGTAGAATATATAGTAGATTTTGTTTGTGTCCACACATTATGCTTAATCTTTAATAATGTATCATCATTGAATCAGGGAACTATTAGTTGTGTATTTacttacatttattttccaatgttGTTTTATACATTGTGTCTGTATAAAgtaggttaaaggggccttttcacagattttggcattttttaacttattcattaaatgctttatatcgataaatgtaaacattggatcgtaacagctccagtaaaaaatcaagaataaaatttaaaaagggaaaagaacattgcccggtccaagtttcgaaccagtgacccctggagtcctgccagagtcctgaagtaaaaacgccttagcctactgagctattccgccgagtacacatacttaaagtattttataccttatataagcaatcttcgtagtttcacaaaatttaacgacaaaaacagaactctccaaattattcaatcgtttcgcgttgcaacgctttataatttttaggttttaaaatcgtcaaaagatgcatataatggctatattagaccatggtaaatgttcagtattactgtttcctcacaaatatcataactaaaacgaaaatttgcgaatctgaaacaacttttttcaattttgtcaatttaccaaagcgtgaaaagatccctttaatctaTATCAGTACAGATTGTAATGTTGCCCCTGTGCTACAGTGAAAAATTATAGTAAACCTGTTCATATAATGGTAAGCATTGCACTGGTAGCTGAAAGTTCATCTGATCACAACATGAGCTATTGGGTTACTGTGATGTCTGTTGTTGGTTCAAGTGTTCAGTCCATGTTACAGTTAATGCAAGCATCCATTAACTTCTTCAATCCATATCTCCTCCTGAACTGCCCGGCAGATTTAACGAAACTTCACTTTATTGTTCCTTGAGTGGTCCTCTATCAATATGTTTTCAAAACCTTCTGGTTCAGGTCAGGGGACCCAGAAACGGGTGTCATCAAtgcaaacattgaaaatattttcgCTTGAAACTGCCTTTGCAAATCATCTCGCCTGAAACAGCAAAGCTGTGGCTTTCATATTGTGTTTGTAGCATCTTTGTctataaagttaattaaaactTTACCTGAGGTAAAAACTAGCCACACccatttaaataaacatagtAGACTTTATAAGCAaaataacttcaatatttttcttCTCTTACTGGAAAAAGTAATATGTTATATGTACCATTAGAAAgtggtcctctactaagtttttTCACATAATGCCTCTGGGGCTAAATGGTTCAATATAAGTGTGGTGAAGTGAACCATTTAATAGACTTACATAgcaagatattttcaaataatgtCCCCAGTCATCGTAAAAAGCCCCATATCAACGTCTCTTAATGTTATATTACTGAGCTACAGTTTCTCGGGTGGGCGTGTAAGGATCCCCAAGGTCCTTATGTTTGAATCTCAGTGTTATTGTGTTCAAACTTAATGTGATCTCTCTCACTATGTTTGTTGCCATATGAAATTATGTTATGAGTAATTGTTTTGCTGTACTTACAAGTACTAGTTTTGTATGTTGTagtaataaactgatgtttctgATTGTGTGACTcgagtaaacaatgtatgcattTTACGCTATTCATCATTTCGCGAATACCGGTATGCTCATTGTAAACTGATGTGATAGTGGTGGGCATGAACATAAAAAACAAACGCATTCACATGTATATCTCAGTAAACGAAACTCGGGGGCACTGTTCTCTAACTCCAGGTCAACTAAAAAACTGTGTGAAGTCTATAGATATTACAATGGACTTTTTCCAAACTGCTTGAAAATTGCCAAGAAGAATCGTTCTTATAATATCTTCAACAATTATTTGTCTGCTTCTTCGTTTTACGAGGGTCCTTTTGGCTATAGAAAAAATCTTGCGAACACTATAGAAGTAAAAAttttgctcgattggtcattgtcggctcagttactacttacatgtacaccgGGTTCGGAAAATATAcgaaaacgtacccgggaattttaacacttaattttAACCGGTCGTTGCcggcttttttagctcacctgagcacgtcgtcaacatttgcattgttaactctgtagagaccacatttattgtccaatcttcatgaaatttaatcagaaggttggtctcaataatatcttggatgagttcgaaaatgggtacgtttgcttgaaaaacatggctgccaaggggcggggcatttttccttatattgctttcgtaaaatcttgttaacactctagaggccaaatttattgtctgatcttcatgaaactttgtcagaagattcatcccaataatatcttgaacgagttcgaaaatgatgccggttggttgaaaaacatggccgcaaggggggcggggcatttttccctatatggctattgtaaaaccttgttaacactctagaggtctcatttattttccgatctttatgaaacttgctcagaagatttgtcccaatgatatcttggataagttcaaaaaaagtaacctttgcttgaaaaacatggctgccaaggggcggggcaattttccttatatggctatagtaaaatcttgttaacactctagaggccacatttattgtccaatcttcatgaaactcgatcagaagattcatcccaattatattttggacgagtttgaaatgatgccgattggttgaaaaacatggacgccagggggcggggcatttttccttatatggctatagtaaaaccttgttaacactctagaggccacttttattttccgatcttcatgaaacttgctcataagatttgtcccaattatatcttggatgagtttgaaaatggtaacctttgtttgaaaaacatggctgccaaggggcggggcatttttccttatatggctatagtaaaatcttgttcacactctagaggccacatttacagtccgatcttcatgaaacttggtcaaaagatttatcccaataatatcttggacgagttcaaaaatgatgctttttggttaaaaaacatggccgccagggggaggagcatttttccttatatggctattgtaaaaccttgttaacactctagaggccacatttattgtccaatctttaagaaaaatagtcagaagatttgtcttattgatatctcggatgagttcgaaaatggttacgtttgcttgaaaaacatggctgccaaggggcggggcatttttccttctatgtctatagtaaaatattgctaacactctagaggccacattatagtccggtcttcatgaaactcggtcaggagattcatcccaataatatcttggacgagttcaaaaatgatgccggttggttgaaaaacatggccatcacggggcggtgcatttttccttatatggctatagtaaaaccctgttaacattctaaaggtcacatttattttccgatcatcataaaacttggtcagaagatttttcccaatgatatcttggatgagttcgaaaatggttttggttgctttaaaaacatggccaccaggtgcggggcatttttccttatatggctttagtaaaaccttgttaacactctagaggccatatttattgtccattcttcatgaaatttggtcagaagattggtctgaatgaaagcttggatgatttcgaaaataattatgtttgcttgaaaaacattgcttccaaggggcggggcatttttccttatttggctatagtaaaatctcgTTTACACTTTAGAGgcaacatttactgtccgatcttcatgaaacttggtctgaagaaaCATCCCGATAATAtattggaagagttcaaaaatgatgccggttggttgaaaaacatggctgccagggggcggggtatttttccttatatggctatagttaaaccttgttaacactctagaggttacatttattttccgatcttcatgaaacttggtcagtagatttgtcccaataatatcttgtgaGAGGTGAGCGACTtggggcctttcaggccctcttgtttcttcaaattgataatgttcatatttatggcAATACTCTACATTATCGAAAATCTTAACTCAAAGGAATGTTTGGACAGGTTGtgttcaaagataattttgtttagtattccgtagcgcgttttacgacataggattttggGTTGGAATAAAACTCGTGTACATTATACCTTTTCCGGGtacgtttaattttattttccgtacccgggaaACATTTAAGTGCACCTAAAagtacccgaggtacatttaGGTAGTACTCGTACCAAATTACAAATCAAGCCACATTTTTCCCCAATCATCATGTATATTGTCTAAGTAATTTTCTTGGTCACGTTCGAAAATGGTTTAACTCTTCAAAAACATGGTCAAATCAAATTGGTCAAAATATTTCTTCTCAACGCTAAAATAATATCTTTGTACAATTATCCTCAAACTTTGCAAGAACATCTAGGATAACACGGGGTCAAAAACGGAATCCCATTTGCTAatttaaaataaagcttttaaacaCTAGTGAAAATCCATCGATTTTTCAAGCTCGAATAAGCGACTTGTTTCCAGCATAATTATgcaaatttcaaaatatcaaaatatttatttgattttatgtcAGACTATCCGCCGTTGTGTGCAAGTGCCTCAGAAGTTCGCTTGTGCGTTAACATCCGGTGATCATCTTTGCGCTCTTACATGTGGACAATGACTTCTTGTCCACAAATTCTTTTCAACCTGCTCGCTGAGTGGCAACCCATCCAACATTGTCGATGTTTTATgtgaacacttacatttttttggGACACGACTAGCTCTATTAAGTATTATTTCTTCAGTATTCAAAGTTTAAAGTAGTGGTTTACGTTCAGTTAAAAGTCACAAGACATATCTTGAAAAATATAATCGGCATGTATactgattttgaaaacaaatggtCAATtttttggtgttgttgtttttttcaaagtttttttttcaccgCATGCAATGTTTGTTGTGtagtgtattgtgtatttatgcATAACATGTACCGGTATATACGGTTAATCAATAAATTCACATTTCCAATGCTCTTTTATGTTGCTGGGGTTTGCACAATAAAACGAAAAACGTGTATTCATAATTAAACGTACACGTATAGTCAAAGTGTACCATTATGTTTATCGATATGAAAGTTACTGCATCAGATCTACATTTCCTCACGTGACCGGGTATCTAACATCAATACcccatttaaaatataatttagacAAATATTATTAGCATACGGGCAAATGCTGATAGTCTATTCTAGCTTTCAGGAAATGTTTGCTGAAATGGTTAAAGCTTGTAATTCTTATGAAATGTATTGGGTTAATTTTAGACGGTGAAAATATGTTATGCTTGATTGATGGTTATACAAACCCAatacatttatatgttagtgtgtcaaaataaaactatatataaaGATTTTTGTAACTATGTCACTGTAGGGTGGAAAAGAGAACATCAACTAGTACATGATTTAAATTGTgtctatttatattaataaatttaatgcaTAACTTCAACTTTTTCATTTGGATCTACTAGCGAGATATTTATTCAACATTGTATTCTTAGTTCAAACCGGCTTTGCAAGTCCTCTGCAATTCCTCCTCATTTCGAACCGGTACTGCATGTCAACAGGCGTTGTTGATTGGTGTAATTTTTCGTCTACATTGTCAATTGAAATGCTATACACGTGTTAAATACAAAATCCTATGAGCAACACATTAACTCCTTCAATATATGTTCAACTAGTCATTTAAAAAACTCAATACAAACACAAGTGTGAATTGCCCGCTTTTTCGtcaaaaatttaatatttgattatGGCATACGTGTaggagaaaaaaaaagttttatctattttaaaCTTTGACaagaataaatattttttaaataagtgtgTGCACGAATGGAAATGTAATCTTACCAGATTTGCCCTTTGAAAGCCTTTTATCTAATTTAAGCACAACATTCAAACACACTGTCCACGTCCCTGGTAAGTATATTTACTTCAAGcatgacattcaaacacactgtCCACGTCCCTGGTAAGTATCTACTTCAAGCACGACATTCAAACACAATGTACACGTCCCCGGTAAGTATCTACTTCAAGCACGACATTTAAACACACTGTACACGTGCATGCCCGGTAAGTATTTACTTCAAGTACAACATTCAAACACACTGTACGCTTCCCCGGTAAGTATCTACTTCAAGCAAAACATTCAAACACACTGTACACGTCACCGGTAAGTAAGCTGAGGGTTTCTTCAGAATAACTCTCAAAACGACCATTCAGTGCCGCCATTTCGTCCATTATGGCTTCCAGAGAATCCGCACTACTGACCTTGTCTTTAAGCACTTCGTCTTCTAATTCAGGTGGAATGCACAGAAATTCGCGCCCGAAAGCATCATAACAGAGAAATTCATCTGTATATATGCAACGGCTTTCTTTGCCGCGCCTAAATACTGTTGTCGGTTCTAGCAAAGAGTCGTATTCAGTTGGGGTGTAGTCATATACTAAGGCCGAACACATGCCATGGTGTCTCGGTGGGTCTAGTATGACGCCACTGCCAGGTGGTACTGCACAGTCATATGATGAGCAGCTACTTCCTTTTCCGGAATCATAAGATACAACGCGTGCGCGAGTTACGGGAGAGTTATATGTCGTACGGTCACTGCAAACGTCTCCAAGTTTTAAGTCAGACGACGGTATTTGCAATGATTCTAAAAAGAACTGAtttacttttgttgttgttgtatctgTTCTATAGTAAAAAATTCGCGTTTTCTCTGACATATTGTCCGGGTATGCCAGTCTGGATACAAAACACAAGTGGACATTGTTCTTTCTATGGTAACGCGATGCCAACAGTAGAATTTCGTTCGTCTGCTCaatgtttgtgtcaataaagtcTTCAAGCACCACGCAGATGCACAGACACGCTTGTTTTCGCTGAACGATTTTTATATTCttaaaaatattcatacaaacagTTGTGCTAGTTTGTGAAGTGtataactgttttattttctCTATAAAAGGAACTGTACAAACTATGTGATCAACGAGAACGCCCGATCGGAAATTCCTCATAAAGTTGATCTTCATGTCTCGTCCAATGTCTGACATGCGTTGCCTTTCCAGAACCACAAGTCGTTTCTTGtctacaaatatatatttgaaaatagacCAATAACTTTATATGTAACCGCGAAATCTTTGCAATATCAAGAAGTGACTTGCAAAACCATAAAACGAAATTTTGAAATTCAAAATAACAGACACCagtgaaatattaattatttaattgacGCATACTGCAcagttttttttagtttaaaaaaaatgcgggcgacataaatataggatctggcacgagttgtcatatcataccatattttattaaacgagttcaggaattttgtttgtaagcgagccgttggcgagcttactaacgaatttcctggacgagtttaataaaatatggtatgatatgacaactcgtgtcagatcttttttatcacgtgcttttaaatgagcaaattaaataaatatttacgcaaacataatgattaatcccaaatgttgtttacatttcgtgacgtcgttttacgttgcaacgtcatttcagcaaaataacaaaatgcgattggtcaataaacgaaaactaagccaatgaaaacgcttaaaaatgttgtattacacatgtgtaataaaaaaaatatgtaatggttgtattacatgggaaacagggtaaatagcatgtgataaaacaaattatgatgtttatcatatttaaataaattcctGGTCTCCTGATAACTTTCCTTCCTCAATGACGGTCTTATAAATGAATGACTTTTACAAGagtgtttgagaaacactatgtccctcccccacaatatatttgaccttgaaggaagactttgacctttcaccactcaaaatgtgcagctccatgagatacacatgcatgccaaatatcaagttgctatcttcaatattgcaaaagttatggcaaaatgtcaaagtttgacgcatacaaaccaacaaacagacagggaaaaaacaatatgtcccccagtatagactggggtaCATACAAAGCTCATACCGCCATGCGAAATGTCTTCTGTGTCGCCACAGTCCACTGTGAAGCCCATGCGGTGCAAAACTGCAATTGAAAGACACCAAATGTAACACTGACCTAACtaaacaattattaacatagcATGAATCAGCTTAATATACCGCATTGTCGTGTGTCTATAAATTGCACATTTTGCGTTGGCAGTGACCAAACAATTACAACATACGCGTACTGtcttgtgttgacaatattttgtattcgaaacttaatacatataaataaagaCCCATACTGTTGGATAACAATTAATAAAGATTGTCCATGAATTTCTAAATTCGTAAGGCCCTCATTGGTCTGCCTAATGTGAGGACCCAGGACTCTAACATGTCAATAGTTCgaattgtatttatgttgttttaacgATTTTCCATTTTTGGTGTGGACTTTTGGCGTGGGTGGAGGGCAAATAAGCGTGCCCAGAAGAAACCCCATCTGTCGTGCATTGTGACAACCAACTGAACCTAAGCTTACCGGAGAGCATAATGAATAGATTATTTAGTCTCGGAGCTGTATTACCAAAGAGCCCGAAAATGACCGCCACCAGCAGGCCAGATAGCGAGAAGACGATGCCAATGTCACGTGACGACGTCGTCCTGTGATTTATATTCTGTGATCCAGTGAGGCGAATGGTTTCGGTCATGTGAATAGTTTCATCAGGCACGGCTGAAAACAAGTACACAGCAGATGATACATCGTCATATAATCAGTATTATTATACATAATCGAACTTCATTCTTCGACCTTAATTATGCCATTTCAACAATTTTTACTTAAATTGATGCAAGATTGCATAATTTTATAATGTCTTGGTTTTGTTTCCCACTTAGCGTTGCAGCTTGTGTGCGTGCGTAAGATTATTAATAAGGTTAGCGCGTACTTGAGTATTTTCCGAAGTGCGTGGGTGTGAAAACGACCTGTGAATGACAAGTGTGCGTATATATTTAAGTGCGTATATATTCCAGTGTACGTGCGAATCTAAACGAAATGTTGCGCCTGTGCGTTATGCAAACGTGTGTTTTAACGTCTTTTTTCCACGAGTGCATTTAATGCGTATGTT containing:
- the LOC127843092 gene encoding uncharacterized protein LOC127843092, encoding MDLYLRATVFLASLLCSDCLAQMVGQTAQTRGCKSNMVVSNFPHTERPTFDSSGMALECFNTARDCTKVSLARAFPDLYNLSEWTPPRVARVRLTPFCRLDNEQVNQSGVIMEWGIPDNSGAQHLKGFGIRVEENWWRSSCYVIRLAAQVTRENGNSTFRGEFYPLSRDTHVFVYLSTLPSSLTSEETVEFNVSTTKCERPNSSNVWCPNASSFYGIYDVINKTLTIRFEAAPFPISDYVIRSSGLHVDTAKIQNETSYTYFGVLPGTYSFDIQLLDGFPNDAGRCQCRDDEGRCNHCNTCRGYTFSVPDETIHMTETIRLTGSQNINHRTTSSRDIGIVFSLSGLLVAVIFGLFVLHRMGFTVDCGDTEDISHGDKKRLVVLERQRMSDIGRDMKINFMRNFRSGVLVDHIVCTVPFIEKIKQLYTSQTSTTVCMNIFKNIKIVQRKQACLCICVVLEDFIDTNIEQTNEILLLASRYHRKNNVHLCFVSRLAYPDNMSEKTRIFYYRTDTTTTKVNQFFLESLQIPSSDLKLGDVCSDRTTYNSPVTRARVVSYDSGKGSSCSSYDCAVPPGSGVILDPPRHHGMCSALVYDYTPTEYDSLLEPTTVFRRGKESRCIYTDEFLCYDAFGREFLCIPPELEDEVLKDKVSSADSLEAIMDEMAALNGRFESYSEETLSLLTGDVYSVFECFA